A section of the Streptomyces sp. NBC_00178 genome encodes:
- a CDS encoding MIP/aquaporin family protein, producing the protein MAVEIPPLVKPSRLRRRGGLLGECLAEFLGMFVLISFGCGVAAMAVAALPGSGRSAGPTTSFLAAGDWVMPVMGWGLAVTLGIYVAGGVSGAHLNPAVTLAFAVRRRFPWPKVIPYIAAQVVGAFAGAALVYAVYHDAINALDLAMKGPKTNGHTLATFSIFGTFPASYFNGGVWGPFVDQVVGTAFMLMFVMAIIDLRNPAVRVALGPLLIGLAVAAIGLSYGANAGYAINPARDLGPRLFAYALGWQELALPGTLPGAFSDYFWIPLVAPLVGGVVGVLVYDLFIGDSLFTRTQMAKPPEVGCTRPVTSSKG; encoded by the coding sequence ATGGCTGTTGAAATTCCCCCCTTGGTCAAGCCCTCACGGCTGAGACGTCGTGGAGGGCTGCTCGGCGAGTGCCTCGCGGAGTTCCTCGGCATGTTCGTCCTCATCTCCTTCGGATGCGGGGTGGCGGCCATGGCCGTGGCCGCCCTGCCGGGCTCGGGGCGTTCCGCGGGACCCACGACGAGCTTCCTGGCGGCAGGCGACTGGGTGATGCCCGTGATGGGGTGGGGCCTGGCCGTGACCCTCGGCATCTATGTCGCCGGAGGCGTCAGCGGGGCCCACCTCAACCCGGCGGTGACGCTCGCCTTCGCGGTGCGCCGCCGGTTCCCCTGGCCGAAGGTGATCCCGTACATCGCCGCGCAGGTGGTCGGGGCCTTCGCCGGAGCGGCGCTGGTGTACGCGGTCTACCACGACGCGATCAACGCCCTGGACCTGGCGATGAAGGGGCCCAAGACGAACGGCCACACGCTCGCCACCTTCTCCATCTTCGGCACCTTCCCCGCGTCGTACTTCAACGGGGGCGTCTGGGGCCCGTTCGTCGATCAGGTGGTCGGTACCGCGTTCATGCTCATGTTCGTGATGGCGATCATCGATCTGCGCAACCCCGCGGTGAGGGTCGCCCTCGGGCCGCTCCTGATCGGCCTGGCGGTCGCCGCGATCGGCCTGTCCTACGGTGCGAACGCCGGTTACGCGATCAACCCGGCGCGCGACCTGGGACCGCGGCTGTTCGCGTACGCCCTGGGTTGGCAGGAACTCGCCTTGCCCGGGACGCTGCCGGGCGCCTTCAGTGACTACTTCTGGATTCCTCTTGTCGCGCCCCTGGTCGGCGGAGTGGTCGGGGTGCTGGTCTACGACCTGTTCATCGGGGACTCCCTGTTCACCCGTACGCAGATGGCCAAGCCTCCGGAGGTCGGCTGCACCCGGCCCGTGACGAGTTCGAAGGGCTGA
- a CDS encoding GNAT family N-acetyltransferase — protein sequence MRPTLIRLVEPSDGPALADLLARDRQLRARLLPARPAEFYTPEGQASVIASLLASHGDGLAWPGVVVTDGTVIGQIGISSILRGPFQKGYLGYWVSSPHEGRGHTSRAVGLALRIAEDELHLHRLEAHTQLENLASQAILRKHGFRPWGIAHEHFYADGAWRDEMFWEKKLSAAMRRPVH from the coding sequence GTGCGTCCGACCCTGATCCGCCTCGTCGAGCCGTCCGACGGCCCCGCACTCGCCGACCTGCTCGCCCGGGACAGGCAGCTCCGTGCGCGCCTGCTGCCCGCGCGGCCCGCGGAGTTCTACACGCCCGAGGGCCAGGCCTCGGTCATCGCGTCCCTCCTGGCCTCCCACGGCGACGGGCTGGCCTGGCCCGGCGTCGTGGTCACGGACGGGACCGTCATCGGACAGATCGGCATCAGCTCGATCCTGCGCGGCCCGTTCCAGAAGGGGTATCTCGGCTACTGGGTCTCGTCCCCGCACGAGGGGCGGGGACACACGAGCCGTGCCGTCGGCCTCGCGCTGCGGATCGCCGAGGACGAATTGCACCTCCACCGCCTGGAGGCGCACACCCAGCTGGAGAACCTCGCGTCCCAGGCGATCCTCCGCAAGCACGGATTCAGACCCTGGGGCATCGCGCACGAGCACTTCTACGCGGACGGCGCATGGCGTGACGAAATGTTCTGGGAGAAGAAACTGTCCGCCGCCATGCGGCGTCCTGTCCACTGA
- a CDS encoding CASTOR/POLLUX-related putative ion channel encodes MQRTRGGIDRRPHAGSARVGRQRQPKRAPLAAVRVKAGDTRRPPWNDHVRYWFDNTLTGGVAALIGWLAIACLAIVVPVSAVLVWTDDSAPPAPWSKVAAVWRTVGQTLRLGGEVGSPLRVALSVLLALVALFYVSTLVSLITTAITEELVALRLGHSTVLEQGHTVVLGWSAQIHTVAAELVAAGTSGRPRAIAVLADVDKTEMEEELSAEVGDTGRTRIICRNGRATDPVALARVSPGTAEVVLVLPPDEPDEDAEVVKTLLSLRALVGEDCRVRIVAVVRDERYRLAARLAAGANAVVLEVDDITARLVSQCVRQPGLSLVYQELFDFAGDEFYVVDTPAQTGLTFGEVVLSRPAASVVGLVGADGAVRLNPARDAVVHSGDRLVVIARDGVAASATGMPAAFDESLIVSGPLAPPRPGRLLLLGWNRRARRIVDHLSGHVTAGTVLHVVTEHTEWAREEMRSATVEDTGLRITFRRGDPTLPGTVNALTPAAYDGVIVLGPDRPAGNGSPDDRTLVTLLLLRALEEGAGRPVSVVTEMTDDRNRSIAPVGPGADFVVSGKLIGLLMTQISQNWLLAGVFESLLAPGGDGIHLRPSGDYIREGGHTSFATVVESASRRGECAIGFRTRDQGWDRSGHRVHVNPSKTAVRRWSADDDVIVITAR; translated from the coding sequence GTGCAGAGGACAAGAGGTGGTATCGACCGGCGTCCCCACGCCGGCAGCGCCCGGGTGGGCAGGCAGCGACAGCCGAAGCGCGCTCCGCTGGCCGCGGTGCGCGTGAAGGCCGGAGACACGCGCAGGCCCCCCTGGAACGATCACGTGCGGTACTGGTTCGACAACACACTGACCGGCGGTGTGGCCGCTCTCATCGGCTGGCTCGCCATCGCCTGTCTGGCCATCGTCGTGCCCGTGAGTGCCGTCCTGGTGTGGACGGACGACAGCGCGCCCCCGGCGCCTTGGTCGAAGGTCGCGGCGGTGTGGCGGACCGTCGGGCAGACGCTCCGGCTTGGCGGCGAGGTCGGTTCACCGCTGCGTGTCGCGTTGTCCGTCCTCCTCGCGTTGGTGGCCCTGTTCTACGTCTCCACCCTTGTCAGTCTCATCACCACGGCGATCACCGAGGAACTGGTCGCGTTGCGGCTGGGACACTCCACGGTCCTGGAGCAGGGGCACACCGTCGTGCTCGGCTGGTCGGCGCAGATCCACACGGTGGCGGCCGAACTCGTCGCCGCCGGCACGAGCGGACGGCCGAGGGCGATCGCGGTGCTGGCCGACGTGGACAAGACCGAGATGGAGGAGGAGCTGAGCGCCGAGGTGGGCGACACCGGGCGTACGCGGATCATCTGCCGGAACGGACGCGCCACCGACCCCGTGGCGCTCGCACGGGTCAGCCCCGGCACGGCCGAAGTCGTCCTGGTGCTTCCCCCCGACGAACCGGACGAGGACGCGGAGGTGGTGAAGACCCTCCTGTCACTGCGGGCGTTGGTCGGCGAGGACTGCCGGGTGCGGATCGTGGCCGTGGTCCGGGACGAGCGCTACCGGCTCGCCGCCCGGCTCGCCGCGGGTGCGAACGCCGTCGTCCTCGAGGTCGACGACATCACCGCGCGCCTGGTCTCGCAGTGTGTGCGGCAGCCCGGCCTCTCCCTCGTCTACCAGGAGTTGTTCGACTTCGCGGGCGACGAGTTCTACGTCGTCGACACCCCGGCGCAGACGGGCCTCACCTTCGGGGAGGTGGTGCTGTCCCGCCCCGCCGCCAGTGTGGTGGGCCTGGTGGGCGCGGACGGAGCGGTACGCCTGAACCCGGCTCGGGACGCCGTCGTCCACTCCGGCGACAGACTCGTCGTCATCGCGAGGGACGGTGTCGCGGCGTCGGCGACCGGCATGCCGGCGGCCTTCGACGAGTCACTGATCGTGTCGGGCCCGCTGGCGCCGCCGCGGCCCGGGCGCCTGCTCCTGCTCGGGTGGAACCGCAGGGCGCGGCGCATCGTCGACCACCTGTCCGGCCACGTGACGGCCGGCACCGTCCTTCACGTGGTGACCGAGCACACGGAGTGGGCGCGCGAGGAGATGCGAAGCGCGACCGTCGAGGACACCGGCCTGCGGATCACCTTCCGCCGCGGAGATCCGACGCTCCCCGGGACGGTGAACGCCCTCACGCCCGCCGCGTACGACGGCGTCATCGTCCTGGGGCCCGACCGTCCGGCCGGGAACGGATCGCCCGACGACCGGACACTCGTCACCCTGCTGCTCCTGCGCGCCCTGGAAGAGGGAGCGGGCCGGCCGGTCTCCGTGGTCACCGAGATGACCGACGACCGCAACAGGTCGATCGCACCGGTCGGCCCGGGTGCCGACTTCGTCGTCAGCGGGAAGCTGATCGGACTCCTGATGACGCAGATCTCCCAGAACTGGCTCCTCGCCGGCGTGTTCGAGAGCCTCCTCGCCCCCGGCGGCGACGGCATCCACCTCAGACCGTCCGGCGACTACATCCGGGAGGGAGGTCACACCTCGTTCGCCACGGTCGTGGAATCGGCTTCGAGGCGCGGGGAGTGCGCCATCGGTTTCCGTACCCGGGACCAGGGGTGGGACCGGTCCGGTCATCGCGTCCACGTGAATCCTTCCAAGACGGCGGTCCGTCGCTGGAGCGCGGACGACGACGTCATCGTGATCACGGCGCGGTGA
- a CDS encoding SDR family NAD(P)-dependent oxidoreductase — protein MRASPPPRSNPEAGDATPDAGPARSGRRVVLITGASSGIGAEVASRLSADPRWELLLNGRDEARLGAVAARTAGAALPMDLATQEGCRKLAEAALAHSGRVDALVAAAGLGWAGAYTDMTPATVDRLVNVNVCAVLHLVGLVLPQMVARGSGRLVLLGSVAGRYGVRGEAAYAATKGALIPFAESLRYELQGTGVQLCLVQPGPVATPFFARRDAPYTRSWPRPVPAGRVAAAVEEALVGGRDQITVPRWLGAPARVQGMAPNLFRRLATRFG, from the coding sequence ATGCGCGCGAGCCCCCCACCTCGCAGTAACCCCGAAGCCGGAGACGCGACGCCCGATGCCGGGCCTGCCCGCAGCGGGCGGCGGGTCGTGCTGATCACCGGTGCCTCGTCCGGGATCGGTGCGGAGGTCGCGTCACGTCTGTCGGCCGACCCACGCTGGGAGCTGCTGCTGAACGGGCGCGACGAGGCCCGGCTCGGCGCGGTCGCCGCCCGCACCGCCGGAGCCGCGCTGCCGATGGATCTGGCCACCCAGGAGGGCTGCCGGAAGCTCGCCGAGGCCGCACTGGCGCACAGCGGCCGAGTCGACGCACTCGTCGCCGCGGCGGGCCTCGGCTGGGCCGGGGCGTATACGGACATGACACCCGCCACCGTCGACCGCCTCGTGAACGTCAACGTCTGCGCCGTGCTCCACCTCGTCGGGCTCGTGCTGCCGCAGATGGTCGCCCGCGGGTCGGGCCGGCTCGTCCTGCTGGGCTCCGTCGCGGGACGGTACGGCGTGCGGGGCGAGGCGGCGTACGCGGCGACGAAGGGAGCGCTGATCCCCTTCGCGGAGAGCCTGCGCTACGAGCTCCAGGGCACAGGGGTCCAGCTGTGCCTGGTGCAGCCGGGTCCTGTGGCGACACCGTTCTTCGCCCGCCGCGACGCCCCCTACACGCGTTCCTGGCCTCGGCCGGTGCCTGCCGGGCGGGTCGCGGCGGCGGTCGAGGAAGCTCTGGTGGGCGGCCGGGACCAGATCACCGTGCCGCGCTGGCTGGGCGCGCCCGCGCGGGTGCAGGGCATGGCGCCGAACCTCTTTCGCAGGCTGGCCACGCGCTTTGGCTGA
- a CDS encoding MGDG synthase family glycosyltransferase has protein sequence MSRFLLFSASMGAGHDAVARELAGRLRASGHRTAHLDFLDLLPAGTGRGLRAAYRTAVRRCPWAYQAVYSAFFRDRGDPPPGGRKGWTPDTGPLAAVLESRLLHVVDRWAPDVLVPTFHQAAQVTGRLRATRGAGCPPSAVVVTDFAVHRQWLHRGNDLHLCLTDAAAARVRASTGRPAEVCGPVVPAAFTEASGTPADGHRSSRWAGEVARRGGDRPVVLVSAGAWGVGRGLTATARLLADAGHLPVLLCGRDEGLRARAAGLPGVLALGWVDDLPGLMAVSCALVDNAAGQTAVQALAAGVPVVGYRPIPGHGAEGVGEMAAEGITELAYDGNALLGALERLVLPGPERERRIAAGRAVFTADPAVLLARWADPRTRTETAAGEGGEGRHAVRERRGAPDDV, from the coding sequence ATGAGCAGGTTCCTGCTATTCAGCGCCAGCATGGGCGCGGGACATGACGCCGTCGCACGCGAACTGGCCGGACGGCTGCGCGCGTCCGGGCACCGGACCGCCCACCTGGACTTCCTGGACCTGCTGCCCGCGGGTACCGGCCGCGGGCTGCGCGCCGCCTATCGCACGGCCGTACGCCGCTGTCCGTGGGCCTACCAGGCCGTCTACTCGGCGTTCTTCCGTGATCGCGGGGACCCTCCACCGGGCGGACGGAAAGGCTGGACGCCGGACACGGGGCCCCTGGCCGCCGTCCTGGAGTCCCGCCTGCTCCACGTCGTCGACCGCTGGGCGCCGGACGTCCTCGTGCCGACCTTCCACCAGGCCGCCCAGGTCACCGGGCGGCTGCGGGCCACCCGCGGCGCGGGGTGTCCGCCGAGCGCGGTCGTGGTCACCGACTTCGCGGTGCACCGGCAGTGGCTCCACCGGGGGAACGACCTGCACCTGTGCCTGACGGACGCCGCCGCGGCACGGGTCCGCGCGTCGACCGGGCGCCCGGCGGAGGTGTGCGGCCCGGTCGTCCCGGCCGCCTTCACCGAGGCTTCCGGGACACCCGCGGACGGCCATCGGTCGTCGCGGTGGGCGGGCGAGGTCGCGCGGAGGGGCGGGGACCGGCCTGTGGTGCTCGTGTCGGCCGGAGCCTGGGGGGTGGGGCGGGGGCTGACCGCGACGGCCCGCCTGCTCGCGGACGCGGGGCATCTGCCGGTGCTGCTGTGCGGCAGGGACGAGGGCCTGCGGGCCCGTGCGGCCGGCCTCCCCGGCGTCCTCGCCCTGGGCTGGGTGGACGACCTGCCCGGTCTGATGGCGGTGTCGTGCGCGCTGGTCGACAACGCGGCGGGGCAGACAGCCGTGCAGGCCCTCGCCGCGGGCGTACCCGTCGTCGGATACCGGCCGATCCCCGGACACGGAGCCGAGGGGGTCGGCGAGATGGCCGCCGAGGGCATCACCGAGCTCGCGTACGACGGGAACGCACTGCTCGGCGCGCTGGAACGGCTGGTGCTTCCCGGCCCCGAACGGGAACGCCGGATCGCCGCTGGCCGGGCCGTCTTCACCGCGGACCCGGCCGTGCTCCTGGCCCGGTGGGCCGATCCGCGCACCCGTACGGAGACCGCCGCCGGAGAGGGAGGAGAGGGACGGCATGCCGTGCGGGAACGGCGCGGCGCCCCGGATGACGTATGA
- a CDS encoding polysaccharide deacetylase family protein, with protein sequence MAACALGLVAAWHIGPAATWLPPVRKALSPALDGRGRPGHVALTFDDGPDPASTPHFLGALADHGVRATFFVVGTSLERHPALGRALVAAGHEVAVHGWHHDRPWFPAPLRDAREVARTADAVRRICGTDPQWYRPPYGILSGGRLAAARRAGLRPVLWSSWGRDWTADADARSVEASVLADLTGGGTVLLHDADGWSAPGAWRATLGALPGLLAECRRLGLSAGPLNEHGIGRADA encoded by the coding sequence ATGGCCGCGTGCGCGCTCGGTCTGGTGGCCGCCTGGCACATCGGGCCCGCAGCCACCTGGCTGCCCCCCGTGCGGAAGGCGCTCAGCCCCGCGCTGGACGGCCGGGGCCGTCCCGGCCATGTCGCGCTGACCTTCGACGACGGACCGGACCCGGCCAGCACCCCGCACTTCCTGGGTGCCCTGGCCGATCACGGCGTACGGGCGACCTTCTTCGTCGTCGGCACCTCACTGGAGCGCCATCCCGCGCTCGGCCGTGCCCTGGTGGCGGCGGGGCACGAGGTCGCGGTGCACGGATGGCATCACGACCGCCCGTGGTTCCCCGCGCCACTGCGCGATGCGCGCGAGGTCGCCCGAACGGCCGATGCGGTGCGCAGGATCTGCGGGACGGACCCGCAGTGGTACCGACCCCCGTACGGGATCCTCAGCGGCGGCCGCCTGGCCGCCGCCCGGCGCGCGGGGCTGCGGCCGGTGCTGTGGTCGTCGTGGGGCCGCGACTGGACGGCGGACGCCGACGCGCGGTCGGTGGAGGCCTCGGTCCTCGCGGACCTGACAGGCGGTGGCACCGTGCTGCTGCACGACGCGGACGGGTGGAGCGCGCCCGGTGCGTGGCGTGCGACGCTGGGCGCCCTCCCCGGCCTGCTGGCGGAGTGCCGCCGGCTCGGCCTGAGCGCCGGCCCGCTGAACGAGCACGGGATCGGGCGCGCGGACGCGTGA
- a CDS encoding enoyl-CoA hydratase/isomerase family protein: MASPTRFTLTEHSPTLWRVTFDNPPVNLIDSTMTSELDEVFTRAEKSDRVAVIVFDSADPEFFMAHYDLSAKDELDHVLAHPEEVHPYTALLTRLTKLPFATISSVRGIARGAGSEFLLATDMRFASLEKAVIGQFEIGMSAIAGGGPATRLPGLVGRGRTFEILYGGLDLDGARAEQYGYVNRAFPDAELDSFVDELATRISSFDLQTIRDVKRFVNVATLRPDAEFKDQMDAFWAAVNRPAQQHVAGKLFEAGLQQRSELERDLPQWVTRFQYRAGAGEGQ; encoded by the coding sequence ATGGCCTCCCCCACCCGGTTCACCCTGACCGAACATTCCCCCACCCTGTGGCGCGTGACGTTCGACAATCCTCCGGTCAATCTCATCGACTCGACCATGACGAGCGAACTCGACGAGGTGTTCACGCGTGCGGAGAAGAGCGACCGCGTCGCGGTCATCGTCTTCGACAGCGCCGACCCCGAGTTCTTCATGGCGCACTACGACCTGTCGGCGAAGGACGAGCTCGATCACGTCCTCGCCCACCCCGAGGAAGTCCATCCGTACACCGCTCTCCTGACCCGCCTCACGAAATTGCCGTTCGCGACGATCTCCTCCGTCAGGGGGATCGCGCGTGGCGCGGGCAGTGAGTTCCTGCTCGCCACGGACATGCGATTCGCAAGCCTGGAGAAGGCGGTCATCGGTCAGTTCGAGATCGGCATGAGCGCGATCGCGGGCGGCGGTCCCGCAACGCGACTGCCCGGGCTGGTCGGACGGGGCCGCACCTTCGAGATCCTGTACGGCGGTCTCGATCTGGACGGGGCGCGCGCCGAGCAGTACGGCTACGTGAACCGGGCCTTCCCCGACGCGGAACTCGACTCCTTCGTCGATGAGTTGGCGACTCGCATCTCCTCCTTCGACCTGCAGACGATCAGGGACGTCAAGCGCTTCGTGAACGTCGCGACCCTGCGGCCGGACGCCGAGTTCAAGGATCAGATGGACGCGTTCTGGGCCGCGGTGAACCGTCCCGCGCAGCAACACGTCGCAGGCAAGCTGTTCGAGGCCGGCCTCCAGCAGCGAAGCGAACTGGAACGCGACCTCCCCCAGTGGGTGACGCGCTTCCAGTACCGCGCGGGAGCCGGCGAAGGACAGTGA
- a CDS encoding SpoIIE family protein phosphatase produces the protein MTIDVDFTAFFDATPSPYVMLDADLSICYVNEAYLHSTGRTRDQLIGRYFFDALPQRPGSNGETQQNLKASMRLVLTTGKPDTLVLQRYDIPAPDQPDGFEERWWSAIHTPLRGADGEVKWVVQRAEDVTAFVHSRRARRLTEAFTEREKGMAAELYARAGELQRLNQKLRESNARERQVAVTLQEAMLTVPDLDRHDDNIAVRYLPATTSLNVCGDWYDVVDLPPDRFAAAVGDVVGHGLQAAAVMGMLRSALSAVIRAIPSPAQALEVLGLYARSLEGATAATAVKVLVDTRSSLIIYSNAGHPPPVLLHPDGSHELLDKATDPPLGARPHHVPRPQAGLAYTPGDTLVLYTDGLIERRTEDIDVSLARLTAALAQDSTLAPARLADSVLNRLGISEGAADDVALVVIRL, from the coding sequence ATGACGATCGATGTTGATTTCACGGCATTCTTCGATGCCACGCCGAGCCCCTACGTGATGCTGGATGCGGACCTGAGTATCTGCTACGTCAACGAGGCGTACCTGCACAGCACCGGGCGGACCAGGGACCAGCTCATCGGCCGGTACTTCTTCGACGCGCTCCCACAACGCCCCGGTTCAAACGGTGAGACGCAGCAGAACCTGAAGGCCTCGATGCGCCTGGTCCTCACGACCGGGAAACCGGACACCCTGGTGCTCCAGCGCTACGACATCCCCGCTCCCGACCAGCCGGACGGCTTCGAGGAGCGCTGGTGGTCCGCGATCCACACACCCCTGCGCGGTGCCGACGGCGAGGTGAAGTGGGTCGTCCAGCGCGCCGAGGACGTCACGGCCTTCGTCCACTCCCGCCGGGCGCGCCGGCTCACCGAGGCGTTCACCGAGCGGGAGAAGGGCATGGCGGCCGAACTGTACGCCCGCGCCGGCGAGCTCCAGAGGCTCAACCAGAAGCTCCGTGAGTCCAACGCCCGCGAACGCCAGGTCGCCGTCACCCTGCAGGAAGCCATGCTCACCGTGCCCGACCTGGACCGGCACGACGACAACATCGCCGTGCGCTATCTGCCGGCGACGACCTCGCTGAACGTGTGCGGGGACTGGTACGACGTCGTCGACCTGCCACCCGACCGCTTCGCCGCAGCCGTCGGAGACGTCGTGGGGCACGGCCTGCAGGCGGCGGCGGTGATGGGCATGCTCCGCAGTGCCCTGAGCGCGGTCATCCGGGCCATTCCCAGCCCCGCCCAGGCCCTGGAAGTCCTCGGGCTCTACGCCCGGTCGCTGGAGGGCGCGACCGCCGCGACCGCCGTCAAGGTACTGGTCGACACCCGCAGCAGTCTGATCATCTACAGCAACGCCGGGCACCCGCCGCCGGTCCTGCTGCACCCCGACGGAAGCCACGAACTGCTGGACAAGGCGACCGATCCACCGCTGGGCGCCCGTCCCCACCACGTCCCCCGCCCGCAGGCCGGCCTGGCCTACACCCCCGGGGACACCCTCGTGCTGTACACCGACGGCCTGATCGAGCGCCGTACCGAGGACATCGACGTCAGCCTGGCCCGGTTGACCGCAGCCCTGGCCCAAGACAGCACCCTCGCTCCCGCCCGGCTCGCCGACTCGGTGCTGAACCGCCTGGGCATCTCGGAGGGCGCCGCCGACGACGTCGCGCTCGTCGTCATCCGGCTGTAG
- a CDS encoding DMT family transporter, with amino-acid sequence MIVLCVVLALVAALGNAAASVLQRRAAATDLSTSAWGRAAGRFGFVRLRVWRWGAGLLALSGVAQALALAAGPLAVVQPVMTTELLFTLVLAAAVFRWPPGAGTWAAFLAMALGLAAFLLLAGPGGGMDSVPPGRWLVSAVPAVVVSAALIFVGMRQKGSARAAVLGTVTAIGFSFTAALIKDTLGLLPDGLGEVISAWQLYTAAAVGLGSFLLLQATLRAGSLAASQPALTLGDSLLSVILGVSLFDESISLGWRVLPELASLGLIAFACVHLSRSPLVSGKEAQRW; translated from the coding sequence ATGATCGTCCTCTGCGTGGTGCTGGCCCTGGTGGCCGCTCTGGGGAACGCGGCGGCCTCCGTCCTCCAGCGCCGCGCCGCGGCGACCGACCTGTCCACGTCCGCCTGGGGCCGCGCGGCCGGGCGGTTCGGCTTCGTCCGTCTCCGGGTCTGGCGCTGGGGGGCTGGGCTGCTCGCCCTCTCGGGCGTGGCGCAGGCCCTCGCCCTGGCGGCCGGGCCACTGGCGGTGGTGCAGCCGGTGATGACGACCGAACTCCTGTTCACGCTGGTCCTGGCCGCAGCCGTGTTCCGGTGGCCGCCGGGCGCGGGCACCTGGGCCGCGTTCCTCGCGATGGCGCTGGGTCTCGCGGCCTTCCTCCTGCTCGCCGGTCCGGGGGGCGGCATGGACAGCGTGCCACCGGGGAGATGGCTGGTCAGCGCGGTGCCGGCCGTGGTCGTTTCCGCCGCACTGATCTTCGTGGGCATGCGGCAGAAGGGCTCCGCGCGGGCGGCCGTGCTGGGCACGGTGACCGCCATCGGATTCTCCTTCACCGCGGCTCTGATCAAGGACACGCTGGGTCTGCTGCCCGACGGCCTGGGGGAGGTGATCAGCGCGTGGCAGTTGTACACGGCCGCAGCCGTCGGCCTGGGTTCCTTCCTGCTGCTGCAGGCGACCCTGCGGGCGGGATCACTCGCCGCGTCCCAGCCCGCGCTCACGCTCGGCGACTCACTGCTGAGCGTCATCCTGGGCGTCTCGCTGTTCGACGAGAGCATCTCCCTCGGCTGGCGGGTGCTCCCGGAACTGGCGTCCCTCGGGCTCATCGCGTTCGCGTGCGTACATCTGAGCAGATCACCCCTCGTCTCGGGGAAGGAGGCACAGCGGTGGTGA